Proteins encoded in a region of the Saccharothrix ecbatanensis genome:
- a CDS encoding TIGR03084 family metal-binding protein, with protein sequence MINEVLIDLRVEGEVLDALVAPLDDWSVPTPAPGWTIANQISHLHWTDRIAGLAARDPEAFAQALKQATPDMVDEGAHEPVTLDQWRKGRIGLADALLAVPPGVKVPWFGPPMSAASMATARLMETWAHGQDVADALGVTREPTNRLKHVAHIAVRAFGYAFVVNGLPAPQVPLRVELLGPEGDLWTWGPADADDRITGPALDFCLLATRRRHRDDLAVTAVGDNAEAWLPIAQAFAGPPGPGREKGQP encoded by the coding sequence GTGATCAACGAGGTCCTGATCGACCTGCGCGTCGAGGGCGAGGTGTTGGACGCCCTCGTCGCACCGCTGGACGACTGGTCGGTCCCCACCCCCGCGCCGGGCTGGACGATCGCCAACCAGATCAGTCACCTGCACTGGACCGACCGGATCGCCGGGCTGGCCGCACGCGATCCGGAGGCGTTCGCCCAAGCGCTGAAGCAGGCCACGCCGGACATGGTGGACGAGGGCGCCCACGAGCCGGTCACCCTCGACCAGTGGCGGAAGGGCCGGATCGGGTTGGCCGACGCGCTGCTCGCCGTGCCGCCGGGCGTGAAGGTGCCGTGGTTCGGCCCGCCGATGAGCGCCGCGTCGATGGCCACCGCCCGGCTGATGGAGACCTGGGCGCACGGCCAGGACGTGGCCGACGCGCTCGGCGTCACCCGTGAGCCGACCAACCGGCTCAAGCACGTCGCGCACATCGCGGTCCGCGCGTTCGGCTACGCGTTCGTGGTCAACGGCCTGCCGGCGCCGCAGGTCCCGCTCCGGGTGGAACTGCTCGGGCCGGAGGGCGACCTGTGGACGTGGGGCCCGGCGGACGCCGATGACCGGATCACCGGGCCGGCGCTGGACTTCTGCCTGCTGGCGACCCGGCGCAGGCACCGCGACGACCTCGCCGTCACGGCCGTCGGCGACAACGCCGAGGCGTGGCTGCCCATCGCGCAGGCGTTCGCCGGCCCGCCCGGTCCCGGTCGGGAGAAGGGGCAGCCGTGA
- a CDS encoding ATP/GTP-binding protein: MGVARAVLARRAIMDGDPASAAIDAVFSSEHYGDEMAKRLGAAHVLVDVDRGAFPVSGTAVRADPRGQWTHLARATQVGLCARIVVLGAESTGTTTLSRDLAAALDAPWVPEYGREHTELKLAAARAFDPDATVDSLVWTVGDFQDVARRQRELADAAVDGPVLVCDNDPWAATVWGHRYLGAPHPDIAPDAHRPALYLLTDHVGVPFEQDGWRDGEHLRAWMTAEFQAGLAARGVPWRLVTGPPEQRLRQALEACEEAVARHFRFNDPLGQDTVSLPSVTPHA; the protein is encoded by the coding sequence ATGGGCGTGGCACGGGCGGTGCTCGCGCGGCGGGCGATCATGGACGGCGATCCGGCGTCGGCGGCGATCGACGCGGTGTTCTCCAGTGAGCACTACGGCGACGAGATGGCCAAACGGCTGGGCGCGGCGCACGTGCTGGTCGACGTGGACCGCGGCGCCTTCCCCGTGTCGGGCACGGCGGTCCGGGCCGATCCGCGTGGTCAGTGGACGCACCTCGCGCGGGCGACGCAGGTCGGGCTGTGCGCGCGGATCGTGGTGCTCGGGGCGGAGAGCACGGGCACCACCACGTTGTCACGTGACCTCGCGGCGGCGCTGGACGCGCCGTGGGTGCCCGAGTACGGACGTGAGCACACCGAGCTGAAGCTGGCCGCCGCCCGCGCGTTCGACCCGGACGCGACCGTCGACAGTCTGGTGTGGACGGTCGGCGACTTCCAGGACGTGGCGCGCAGGCAACGGGAACTGGCCGACGCGGCGGTGGACGGCCCTGTCCTGGTGTGCGACAACGACCCGTGGGCGGCGACCGTCTGGGGCCACCGGTACCTCGGCGCACCGCACCCGGACATCGCGCCGGACGCCCACCGCCCCGCCCTGTACCTGCTGACCGATCACGTCGGCGTGCCGTTCGAACAGGACGGGTGGCGGGACGGCGAGCACCTGCGGGCGTGGATGACGGCCGAGTTCCAGGCGGGCCTGGCCGCGCGGGGCGTGCCGTGGCGGCTGGTCACGGGGCCACCGGAGCAGCGGTTGCGGCAGGCCTTGGAGGCGTGCGAGGAGGCGGTGGCCCGGCACTTCAGGTTCAACGACCCGCTCGGTCAGGACACCGTCAGCTTGCCGAGCGTGACACCGCACGCCTGA
- a CDS encoding acyl-CoA carboxylase subunit beta, translated as MTTLRTAVDSRSPEYAENREALLARLTELDAEHAKALAGGGAKYTERHHKRGKLLARERIELLVDQDSPFLELSPLAAWGTDYPVGASVVTGIGVVEGVECVIVANDPTVRGGASNPWTLRKTFRANDIALQNRLPLIGLVESGGADLPSQSEIFIPGGRAFRDLTRLSAVGIPTVSTVFGNATAGGAYVPGMSDYVVMIKERSKVFLGGPPLVKMATGEESDDESLGGARMHGTTSGLADFVADDEVDAIRLTRRVVARLNWRKLGPSPKPVEAPRYDEEDLLGLVPTDLRVPFDPREVIARIVDGSRFDEFKPDYGSSLVTGWADLHGYPIGVLANARGVLFSEEAQKATQFIQLANASDTPLLFLQNTTGYMVGAQYEQGGIIKHGAMMINAVSNSKVPHLTVVMGASYGAGNYGMCGRAYDPRFLFTWPNAKSAVMGPKQLAGVLSIVARQAAAAKGQDYNDEHDAAMRQMVEGQIEQQSLAAFLSGRLYDDGVIDPRDTRTVLGLCLSAIHSGPIKGADRYGVFRM; from the coding sequence ATGACCACGTTGCGGACGGCGGTGGACAGCCGGTCGCCCGAGTACGCCGAGAACCGCGAGGCGTTGCTGGCCCGGCTCACCGAGTTGGACGCCGAGCACGCCAAGGCGCTTGCCGGCGGCGGGGCGAAGTACACCGAACGGCACCACAAGCGCGGCAAGCTGCTCGCTCGGGAGCGGATCGAGCTGCTGGTGGACCAGGACAGCCCGTTCCTGGAGCTGTCGCCGCTGGCCGCGTGGGGCACCGACTACCCGGTGGGCGCGAGCGTCGTGACCGGCATCGGGGTGGTGGAGGGCGTCGAGTGCGTGATCGTCGCCAACGACCCGACCGTGCGCGGCGGCGCGAGCAACCCGTGGACGTTGCGGAAGACGTTCCGGGCCAACGACATCGCGTTGCAGAACCGGCTGCCGCTGATCGGGCTGGTCGAGTCCGGCGGCGCGGACCTGCCGAGCCAGAGCGAGATCTTCATCCCCGGCGGCCGGGCGTTCCGCGATCTGACCAGGCTGTCCGCGGTCGGCATCCCGACCGTCAGCACGGTGTTCGGCAACGCCACGGCGGGCGGCGCGTACGTGCCGGGCATGTCGGACTACGTGGTGATGATCAAGGAACGGTCGAAGGTGTTCCTCGGCGGACCGCCGCTGGTCAAGATGGCCACCGGCGAGGAGTCCGACGACGAGTCGCTGGGCGGCGCGCGGATGCACGGCACCACGTCCGGCCTGGCCGATTTCGTGGCCGATGACGAGGTGGACGCGATCCGGCTCACCCGGCGCGTCGTCGCCCGGCTGAACTGGCGCAAGCTCGGCCCGTCGCCCAAGCCGGTGGAAGCGCCGCGGTATGACGAAGAGGACCTCCTCGGGCTGGTGCCGACGGACCTGCGGGTGCCGTTCGACCCGCGCGAGGTGATCGCCCGGATCGTGGACGGCTCCCGGTTCGACGAGTTCAAGCCCGACTACGGCAGCAGCCTCGTCACGGGGTGGGCCGACCTGCACGGCTACCCGATCGGGGTGCTGGCCAACGCGCGCGGCGTGCTGTTCAGCGAGGAAGCGCAGAAGGCCACCCAGTTCATCCAGCTCGCCAACGCGAGCGACACCCCGTTGCTGTTCCTGCAGAACACCACCGGGTACATGGTCGGCGCGCAGTACGAGCAGGGCGGCATCATCAAGCACGGCGCGATGATGATCAACGCGGTGTCGAACAGCAAGGTGCCGCACCTGACCGTGGTCATGGGCGCGTCCTACGGCGCGGGCAACTACGGCATGTGCGGGCGGGCCTACGACCCCCGGTTCCTGTTCACCTGGCCGAACGCGAAGTCCGCCGTGATGGGGCCGAAGCAGCTGGCCGGTGTGCTGTCGATCGTGGCGCGGCAGGCCGCCGCCGCGAAGGGCCAGGACTACAACGACGAGCACGACGCGGCAATGCGGCAGATGGTGGAGGGGCAGATCGAGCAGCAGTCACTGGCCGCGTTCCTGTCCGGCCGGCTCTACGACGACGGCGTGATCGACCCGCGCGACACCCGCACGGTGCTAGGCCTCTGCCTGTCCGCGATCCACAGCGGACCGATCAAGGGCGCCGACCGCTACGGCGTCTTCCGGATGTGA
- a CDS encoding TetR/AcrR family transcriptional regulator, translating into MATDTTPRETRRQADRSRETRRKLMEATVECLVEHGWAGTTTTVVAERAGVSRGAQLHHFRTRGELVAAAVEHLGVESVLHLKERARQVNGSTVAVVELIADYYASDLFTAALELWVAARTDPELKTVVVPLEVRLGRETHRLAVELLNADESKPGVREAVQITLDLVRGLALANQLTDDGKRRKRIIGHWARMLEDSL; encoded by the coding sequence ATGGCCACCGACACCACGCCGAGGGAGACCAGGCGCCAGGCCGACCGCAGTCGGGAGACCCGGCGCAAGCTCATGGAGGCGACCGTCGAGTGCCTGGTCGAGCACGGCTGGGCGGGCACGACGACCACCGTCGTCGCCGAGCGCGCGGGCGTGTCCCGGGGCGCCCAGCTGCACCACTTCCGCACCCGCGGCGAGTTGGTCGCGGCGGCGGTGGAGCACCTGGGCGTCGAGAGCGTCCTGCACCTCAAGGAACGTGCGCGGCAGGTCAACGGGAGCACGGTCGCGGTGGTCGAGCTGATCGCCGACTACTACGCCAGCGACCTGTTCACCGCCGCCCTCGAACTGTGGGTGGCCGCGCGCACCGATCCCGAACTCAAGACCGTGGTGGTGCCGCTGGAGGTCCGGCTGGGCCGTGAGACGCACCGCCTGGCCGTCGAACTGCTGAACGCCGACGAGTCCAAGCCGGGCGTCCGCGAAGCCGTGCAGATCACGCTCGACCTGGTGCGCGGCCTGGCCCTGGCCAACCAGCTCACCGACGACGGCAAGCGGCGCAAGCGGATCATCGGGCACTGGGCGCGGATGCTGGAGGATTCGCTGTGA
- a CDS encoding GrpB family protein, translating to MPTFEDITRHHDPDPSENPWVLGPPAPETIQIVPYDPRWPGRYETLAAAIRTALGDAVVDVEHVGSTSVEGLAAKDVIDINLTVADPRDEDRYVPALERVGYVLTVREPSFHEHRCLRLAEPRVNLHVYGPDSPETIRTRMFRDWLRAHPEDRELYERAKRAAVPGGGHVMDYNARKEAVIREIYDRLFRAAGML from the coding sequence GTGCCGACTTTCGAGGACATCACCCGACACCACGACCCCGATCCGTCCGAGAACCCGTGGGTCCTCGGGCCGCCCGCCCCCGAGACGATCCAGATCGTGCCGTACGACCCTCGGTGGCCCGGTCGCTACGAGACTCTGGCGGCGGCGATTCGCACGGCGCTCGGTGACGCGGTCGTCGACGTCGAGCACGTCGGATCGACCTCCGTGGAGGGGTTGGCCGCCAAGGACGTCATCGACATCAACCTCACGGTCGCCGACCCCCGGGACGAAGACCGGTACGTCCCCGCGCTCGAACGCGTCGGCTACGTGCTCACGGTCCGGGAGCCGTCGTTCCACGAGCACCGGTGCCTGCGGCTCGCCGAGCCCCGGGTGAACCTGCACGTGTACGGCCCGGACAGCCCCGAGACCATCCGGACCCGCATGTTCCGCGACTGGCTGCGTGCCCATCCCGAGGACCGCGAGCTGTACGAGCGGGCGAAGCGGGCGGCGGTGCCCGGTGGCGGGCACGTCATGGACTACAACGCGCGCAAGGAGGCCGTGATCCGCGAGATCTACGACCGGCTGTTCCGTGCCGCCGGAATGCTGTAG
- the pnuC gene encoding nicotinamide riboside transporter PnuC — MSVLDVILWPFTTPAFTFAGMPTSWGEVAGFITGALCVWLVARQNPLNWPIGILNNLAFLVLFATSGLYADSGLQVVYVALALYGWWAWLRGGVEHTPLPVSRTTRAQWQWLLAAGVAGTLLLVWVLTSFTTSTVPWADSVTTVLSLLATWGQTRKKVECWWLWIAADVIYVPLYAYKDLWLTAILYVGFMALCVMGLRNWTKALREDERDELVAA, encoded by the coding sequence GTGTCAGTGCTGGACGTCATCCTCTGGCCGTTCACCACACCCGCGTTCACCTTCGCGGGTATGCCCACGAGCTGGGGCGAAGTGGCCGGTTTCATCACCGGCGCGCTCTGCGTGTGGCTCGTGGCCAGGCAGAACCCCTTGAACTGGCCGATCGGCATCCTCAACAACCTCGCCTTCCTGGTGCTGTTCGCGACCAGCGGCCTGTACGCCGACTCCGGACTCCAGGTCGTCTACGTCGCGCTCGCGCTGTACGGCTGGTGGGCGTGGCTCCGGGGCGGTGTCGAACACACCCCGCTGCCGGTCAGCCGGACAACCCGCGCGCAGTGGCAGTGGCTGCTGGCGGCCGGCGTGGCCGGAACGCTGCTGCTGGTCTGGGTGCTCACCTCGTTCACCACCTCGACGGTGCCGTGGGCGGATTCCGTCACCACCGTGCTCTCCCTGCTGGCCACGTGGGGCCAGACCCGCAAGAAGGTCGAGTGCTGGTGGCTGTGGATCGCCGCGGACGTGATCTACGTTCCGTTGTACGCCTACAAGGACCTGTGGCTGACGGCGATCCTCTACGTCGGCTTCATGGCCCTCTGCGTGATGGGTCTGCGCAACTGGACCAAGGCCCTGCGCGAGGACGAGCGCGACGAGCTGGTCGCCGCGTGA
- a CDS encoding ATP-binding protein — protein sequence MIRKLLIANRGEIARRVIRTCREVGVSPVAVFSDPDADAPHVREADAAVRLPGATPSDTYLRGDALVAAALAAGADAVHPGYGFLSENASFARAVLAAGLTWVGPDPEVIDAMGSKVAAKKRMAAAGVPVLPELDPESADEFPLLVKASAGGGGRGMRVVRSRAELAEQVAAARREAESAFGDGTVFCEPLLEHARHVEVQVLADAHGTVWALGERECSIQRRHQKIIEETPSPAVTPQARERLFDAATKAAEAIGYVGAGTVEFLLTDEGSFHFLEVNTRLQVEHPVTEEVFGVDLVAWQLAIAEGARLPVDPPTPNGHAIEARLYAEDPAHDWRPASGTVHRFAVPDGVRVDSGVEDGSEVGVHYDPMLAKVIAWAPTRHAAIRKLAAALERTEIHGLITNRDLLVRTLRHPEFGAGNTHTDFLDQHALTTPEPVDVRPAALAAALALAERRRTAALPLGWRNLPSQRQKTVFEHEGDAVEVDYRHTRTGVETSLGLTVVATSPDAVTFERDGVRTTFPVAVYGDRVEVGSVSLTPRPRFPEPEAKIAEGASVAPMPGTVVRVSVEPGQRVEAGAELLVLEAMKMEHRVPAATGGTVTEVLVQAGQQVDAGDVLAIVEAEDSLAGSSGGAVS from the coding sequence ATGATCCGCAAGCTGTTGATCGCCAACCGGGGCGAGATCGCCCGCCGGGTGATCCGGACGTGCCGCGAGGTCGGGGTCTCGCCGGTGGCCGTGTTCTCCGACCCCGACGCCGACGCGCCGCACGTCCGGGAAGCCGACGCCGCCGTGCGTCTGCCCGGAGCCACCCCGAGTGACACCTACCTGCGTGGTGACGCCCTGGTCGCCGCCGCACTGGCCGCCGGCGCGGACGCCGTGCACCCTGGTTACGGGTTCCTGTCCGAGAACGCGTCCTTCGCGCGCGCCGTGCTGGCAGCCGGGCTGACGTGGGTCGGCCCCGACCCGGAGGTCATCGACGCGATGGGCTCCAAGGTCGCGGCGAAGAAGCGGATGGCCGCGGCCGGCGTGCCGGTGCTGCCGGAGCTCGACCCGGAGTCCGCCGACGAGTTCCCGTTGCTGGTCAAGGCATCCGCCGGTGGCGGCGGCCGGGGGATGCGGGTGGTGCGGTCCCGGGCCGAGTTGGCCGAGCAGGTCGCAGCCGCCCGCCGTGAGGCCGAGTCGGCGTTCGGCGACGGCACCGTGTTCTGCGAACCGCTCCTGGAGCACGCCCGGCACGTCGAGGTGCAGGTCCTGGCCGACGCGCACGGCACGGTGTGGGCGTTGGGTGAGCGGGAGTGCTCCATCCAGCGCCGCCACCAGAAGATCATCGAGGAGACGCCGAGCCCGGCCGTGACGCCGCAGGCCCGTGAGCGGCTGTTCGACGCCGCGACCAAGGCCGCGGAAGCCATCGGGTACGTCGGCGCGGGCACGGTGGAGTTCCTGCTCACCGACGAGGGCTCGTTCCACTTCCTGGAGGTCAACACCCGGCTCCAGGTCGAGCACCCCGTCACCGAAGAGGTGTTCGGCGTCGACCTGGTGGCCTGGCAGCTCGCCATCGCCGAGGGCGCGCGCCTGCCCGTCGACCCGCCGACCCCGAACGGCCACGCGATCGAGGCCCGGCTGTACGCGGAGGACCCGGCGCACGACTGGCGTCCGGCGAGCGGCACCGTGCACCGGTTCGCCGTGCCGGACGGCGTGCGCGTGGACAGCGGTGTGGAGGACGGCAGCGAGGTCGGCGTGCACTACGACCCCATGCTGGCCAAGGTGATCGCGTGGGCGCCGACCAGGCACGCGGCGATCCGCAAGCTGGCCGCCGCGTTGGAGCGGACCGAGATCCACGGCCTGATCACCAACCGCGACCTGCTGGTGCGCACGTTGCGGCACCCGGAGTTCGGCGCGGGCAACACCCACACCGACTTCTTGGACCAGCACGCGCTCACCACACCGGAACCGGTCGACGTGCGGCCCGCCGCGCTGGCCGCCGCGCTCGCGTTGGCCGAACGTCGGCGCACCGCCGCCCTGCCGCTGGGGTGGCGGAACCTCCCGTCCCAGCGGCAGAAGACCGTGTTCGAGCACGAAGGTGACGCGGTCGAGGTCGACTACCGGCACACCCGCACGGGCGTCGAGACGAGCCTCGGCCTCACGGTCGTGGCGACCTCGCCGGACGCGGTGACGTTCGAGCGGGACGGCGTGCGCACGACGTTCCCGGTCGCGGTGTACGGGGACCGGGTGGAGGTGGGTTCCGTGTCGCTCACGCCGCGCCCCCGCTTCCCCGAGCCGGAGGCCAAGATCGCCGAGGGCGCGAGCGTCGCGCCGATGCCCGGCACGGTCGTGCGGGTCTCGGTCGAACCGGGGCAGCGGGTCGAGGCCGGCGCGGAACTGCTGGTGCTGGAAGCGATGAAGATGGAACACCGGGTGCCGGCCGCCACCGGCGGCACCGTCACCGAAGTGCTGGTGCAGGCGGGTCAACAGGTCGACGCGGGCGACGTGCTCGCGATAGTGGAAGCCGAAGACTCGCTTGCGGGGTCGAGTGGAGGAGCAGTTTCATGA
- a CDS encoding acyl-CoA dehydrogenase family protein, with protein sequence MSTTSELFETPERRDLRATVRKFTEQEVVPHLSDWERAGELPRELHRTAAKVGLLGIGFPEHVGGAGDLLDTVVVTEELIQAGGSSGLVAGLLTHGIALPHIIDSGNEDLIDRFVRPTLDGELIGSLGITEPGGGSDVAALRTTARREGDYYLVNGSKAFITSGDRADFVTTAVRTGGPGYGGVSLLVIEKGTPGFTVDRRLEKMGWHCSDTADLSFVDVPVPVANLVGEENAGFALVMRQFQVERISLAVQAYATAQRCLDLTVAYTRERETFGKPLIARQVVSHRLVEMAQRIDLARTYTREVAVKAAQGQEVVAQVCFAKNAAVEACSFVVDAAVQLHGGAGYLRDAEVERHYRDARILGIGGGATEVMTELAARRLGFTV encoded by the coding sequence GTGAGCACGACGTCCGAGCTGTTCGAGACACCGGAGCGCCGGGACCTCCGCGCGACCGTGCGGAAGTTCACCGAGCAGGAGGTCGTGCCCCACCTGTCGGACTGGGAACGGGCCGGTGAGCTGCCCCGCGAGCTGCACCGGACGGCCGCGAAGGTCGGGCTGCTGGGCATCGGCTTCCCGGAGCACGTCGGCGGCGCGGGCGACCTGCTCGACACCGTCGTGGTCACCGAGGAGCTGATCCAGGCCGGTGGCTCGTCCGGGCTGGTCGCCGGGCTGCTCACGCACGGCATCGCGTTGCCGCACATCATCGACTCGGGCAACGAGGACCTGATCGACCGGTTCGTCCGGCCCACGCTGGACGGTGAGCTGATCGGGTCGCTCGGCATCACCGAACCGGGTGGCGGTTCGGACGTCGCGGCCCTGCGCACCACCGCTCGCCGTGAAGGCGACTACTACCTGGTGAACGGTTCGAAGGCGTTCATCACGTCCGGTGACCGGGCGGACTTCGTCACCACGGCGGTCCGCACCGGTGGTCCAGGGTACGGCGGGGTGAGCCTGCTCGTCATCGAGAAGGGCACGCCGGGCTTCACCGTGGACCGCAGGCTGGAGAAGATGGGCTGGCACTGCTCGGACACCGCCGATCTGTCCTTTGTGGACGTGCCGGTGCCGGTGGCCAACCTGGTCGGCGAGGAGAACGCCGGGTTCGCGTTGGTCATGCGCCAGTTCCAGGTGGAGCGGATCTCGTTGGCCGTGCAGGCTTACGCGACGGCCCAGCGCTGCCTCGACCTGACCGTGGCGTACACGAGGGAGCGCGAGACGTTCGGAAAGCCGCTCATCGCCCGCCAGGTCGTCAGCCACCGGCTGGTGGAGATGGCGCAACGCATCGACCTCGCCCGCACGTACACGCGGGAGGTGGCGGTGAAGGCGGCGCAAGGGCAGGAAGTCGTGGCCCAGGTGTGTTTTGCGAAGAACGCGGCCGTGGAGGCGTGCTCGTTCGTCGTGGACGCCGCGGTCCAGCTGCACGGCGGCGCCGGCTACCTGCGTGACGCGGAGGTCGAGCGGCACTACCGGGACGCGCGCATCCTCGGCATCGGGGGCGGCGCGACCGAGGTCATGACCGAACTGGCGGCACGGCGATTGGGGTTCACTGTATGA
- a CDS encoding intein-containing Rv2578c family radical SAM protein: protein MRWDGQKDGADRQQALPGLPGLLRSVRTPDFADIVFHEVNAKSVLNKVQGGGLPFGWTLNPYRGCTHGCTYCLTGDTPVLLADGRTKPIAELTVGEDVFGTSEGRFVVTRVRAHWTTAKPAFRVTLSDGTQVIAGGDHRFLTDEGWKHVTPGRCDDFEERPFLVKGAQLVGTGRFAAPPTQGEQYRTGYLWGVVRGGLPTHPDVMARLREYTGGRVPREQDLVEWPTTPGEEWSKGFLAGLFDARGSSTGGQLAMSSADSAVFEAAVLALTRLRVSHVVEVRGVRIVGGLAERLRFLHLVGPAIPRGNAVEGMAVPVTSRLAVVSVESLGVTRTLYDITTGTGDFVANGLVSHNCFARNTHTYLDMDAGRDFDTQVVVKVNAVEVLKAQLRSRRWQREHVAMGTNTDPYQRAEGRYALMPGIIRALADSGTPFSILTKGTVLARDLPLLAEAASSVSVGIGVSLALLDRDLQAGLEPGTPTPQARLDLVRRVRDAGLPCGVFVAPVLPRLTDSDEQLDELLASIAAAGATGVTVLPLHLRPGAREWFARWLVRERPDLADDYRELYARGSYVDARYRRMLTARIRPLLAKHGLDVRAKREEVGVPGDEEGLWPEGSLPASTPPAPVVREQLTLL, encoded by the coding sequence ATGCGATGGGACGGGCAGAAGGACGGGGCTGACCGGCAGCAGGCTCTGCCGGGGTTGCCGGGGCTGCTGCGCAGCGTACGAACTCCCGACTTCGCCGACATCGTGTTCCACGAGGTGAACGCCAAGAGCGTGCTGAACAAGGTCCAGGGCGGCGGGCTGCCGTTCGGCTGGACGCTCAACCCGTACCGGGGCTGCACGCACGGCTGCACGTACTGCCTGACCGGCGACACGCCCGTGCTGCTCGCCGACGGCCGCACCAAGCCCATCGCCGAACTGACCGTGGGCGAGGACGTGTTCGGCACGTCCGAGGGCCGGTTCGTGGTCACCCGCGTGCGGGCGCACTGGACGACTGCCAAGCCCGCGTTCCGGGTGACGTTGAGCGACGGCACGCAGGTCATCGCGGGCGGCGACCACCGGTTCCTCACCGACGAGGGTTGGAAGCACGTCACGCCCGGCCGTTGCGACGACTTCGAGGAACGCCCGTTCCTGGTCAAGGGCGCGCAACTGGTCGGGACGGGCCGGTTCGCCGCGCCGCCGACGCAGGGCGAGCAGTACCGCACCGGCTACCTGTGGGGCGTGGTGCGCGGCGGCCTGCCGACCCACCCGGACGTGATGGCACGGCTGCGCGAGTACACCGGCGGCCGGGTGCCGCGCGAGCAGGACCTGGTCGAGTGGCCGACGACGCCGGGGGAGGAGTGGTCGAAGGGGTTCCTGGCGGGTCTGTTCGACGCGCGCGGCAGCTCCACCGGCGGGCAGTTGGCGATGTCGAGCGCGGACAGCGCGGTGTTCGAGGCGGCCGTGCTGGCGTTGACGCGGCTGCGCGTGTCGCACGTGGTCGAGGTGCGCGGGGTGCGGATCGTCGGCGGGCTGGCCGAGCGGCTGCGATTCCTGCACCTGGTCGGTCCCGCGATCCCGCGCGGCAACGCGGTCGAGGGCATGGCCGTGCCCGTGACGTCCCGGCTGGCGGTCGTGTCGGTCGAGTCGCTGGGCGTGACGCGGACGCTGTACGACATCACCACCGGCACCGGCGACTTCGTGGCCAACGGCCTGGTCAGCCACAACTGCTTCGCCCGCAACACGCACACGTACCTGGACATGGACGCGGGGCGCGACTTCGACACCCAGGTGGTGGTGAAGGTCAACGCGGTGGAGGTGCTCAAGGCTCAGCTGCGTTCCCGTCGCTGGCAGCGCGAGCACGTGGCCATGGGCACGAACACCGACCCGTACCAGCGGGCGGAGGGCCGGTACGCGTTGATGCCGGGCATCATCCGGGCGCTGGCGGACTCCGGCACGCCGTTCTCGATCCTCACCAAGGGCACCGTGCTGGCCCGCGACCTCCCGCTGCTGGCGGAGGCGGCGTCGTCCGTGTCGGTGGGCATCGGGGTGTCGCTCGCGTTGCTGGACCGGGACCTGCAAGCGGGTCTGGAACCGGGCACGCCGACTCCTCAGGCGCGGCTTGACCTGGTGCGCCGGGTCCGTGACGCGGGGCTGCCGTGCGGGGTGTTCGTCGCGCCGGTGCTGCCCCGGCTGACCGACTCGGACGAGCAGTTGGACGAGCTGCTGGCGTCCATCGCGGCGGCGGGTGCGACGGGCGTGACCGTGTTGCCGCTGCACTTGAGGCCGGGTGCGCGGGAGTGGTTCGCCCGGTGGCTGGTGCGGGAGCGGCCGGACCTGGCCGACGACTACCGGGAGCTGTACGCGCGCGGGTCCTATGTGGACGCCCGCTACCGCCGCATGCTCACCGCCCGGATCCGGCCACTGCTGGCCAAGCACGGCTTGGACGTGCGCGCCAAACGTGAGGAGGTGGGCGTGCCGGGTGACGAGGAGGGCCTGTGGCCGGAAGGCAGCCTCCCCGCTTCGACCCCGCCCGCGCCGGTGGTGCGGGAGCAGTTGACCCTGCTCTGA
- a CDS encoding nuclear transport factor 2 family protein has translation MSVESVAGFVPTDEDVASVLAWFEKWDALAMAKDVEAMAGMALFPVNAVTDGAAQSWERARFVNDMAATLGEGDVRMESVRTPHFVNANLVFVITDATITVGEFSQVMRYGDLLVKTDGQWLFQTMVQGGW, from the coding sequence ATGAGTGTTGAAAGTGTTGCGGGGTTCGTGCCGACCGACGAAGACGTGGCGAGCGTGCTCGCGTGGTTCGAGAAGTGGGACGCCCTGGCTATGGCCAAGGACGTCGAGGCGATGGCCGGGATGGCGTTGTTCCCGGTCAACGCGGTGACCGACGGGGCGGCGCAGTCGTGGGAACGGGCGCGGTTCGTCAACGACATGGCGGCGACCCTCGGTGAGGGCGACGTGCGGATGGAGTCGGTCCGCACGCCGCACTTCGTCAACGCGAACCTGGTGTTCGTGATCACCGACGCGACCATCACGGTCGGCGAGTTCTCGCAGGTCATGCGGTACGGCGACCTGTTGGTGAAGACCGACGGCCAGTGGTTGTTCCAGACGATGGTCCAGGGCGGCTGGTAG